The nucleotide sequence TTTCCTCCTTGACTCCACCATTGGGCTATTTATCATCTACGTGGGCATCAGGGTGTGTCAGTACCTGGCTAGAAGTCGACGCTGGGATGCCATTAATTTTGGCGAGTACGGAGCCCAGAAGTCCTGGATCTACCAGACATGGATCTACATTGGGTTGATGGTGATTGTCAAACTCATCACAACCATCTTCATCCAGATGGACTTCTGGGACAATGTGAAGAATTTTGTTCTCTCTCCATTCTCTGATCCAAAGATCGAACTGGCTGTCGTCATGCTAATTATCCCGTTCTTTGTCAATGTAATACGCTCTTTTTTGACCTCTCTATTTCTTTCGAAAGACCTCAGGGCTAATTTTTTGTGGGATTTGCAGATGCTGATATTCTGGGTGACAGACAATTTTCTCATGAGACACACCAGGAAGAACAAGAAGCGCCCCCAGGGCGGAAATTCAAGTGATCCGAGTATCCTACAACGTGTCAAGGTAAAGTATCGTTCAATACGTAAAGATAGCCGGGAGAAGGTGATAGAATCCGAGTCAGAAGCTCTCATTTCCGGCGATGATGAGCCCCTGGACAGTCCGACAACCACAACGACCAGCATCGAAGCGGCTGATCAGAAAGTTTCTCAGCGTCAGAGTGTCATTGGGATTGCATGAGATAATGATATTAAGAAACAAATTTTTCGGGGTAACTCTAGGGCACTTCCCTCCATTTAGCCATCCATTTGGGCCTTGATATTGTCAATCCCCACGGAAAATTCCCGCAAGTGGCAAAGACAGGAAGTCATCGTAGTCTGTAAGTATCTTAAATCtctaataaaatgaagaaaaaaaaaatgaataacggTGTGATAGCTGAAGGAGAAGAGAAAACTATCATTTAGACTGTAAATATAGGACGTATTTCAAATGAGggtaataataatgataatggaGAGACCGAGGCCTTATAATAACTAAGAAGCTATAAAATAGAATCCCTACAATGCtaacaaatttttgtattatCCATTAaagagaaagtaaaaaaaaaagaaataaaaacccaaccaaaatgccaaaatttcacGGGACACTTTCCCccaaaaggaagaaaatattaaaagactttggaaaattttcgagTCTGTGAAAGGGAGGctctttttttgtactttaaacaaaataataacgAAGAAAAATCGGATTTATTGGGACCCCCTTtaccacaattttttttgtagcaaggatttttttcctttggaaaattttagaaCAGACAATATCCTGATGCgattgcaaatttttcaatcaacagatattttttgtatgttggagtatttttgaaataaagaacaaAATGCTGTATAAATACTGATAAGACAGCtgttttagtttttctttttccacTTTGGACGGGGGCTGCTTATCGAGAAAATGCAAATATAATAGTTGAATGGCTTCGCTGTGAATTCCAGAAATGAGGTGAGTAAAGATTAGTATTAATCTACGTCAGCTTTTGATTTGATCCAATTTGAGGAATTCTTAAATTCTCAAtcgaaaaatgattttctcttAAGGGGAGACCGGGGCTAAAGTGAATTGTGGGAATTTGCTTAATGAACttttacagggagttccggcttgaaCGGAACTGAACGAAtgaaaacggactgaaagaatttgatatgaattgcctactacaTTCcgtccgggattatgcacattttcgggaccgaaaaaacgggCGAAATTGTTttatgcatcaagaaaatttgcatactcgcaggcgatttcttttgaatgagtCGGCCGTAAAACAAATTCTGcgcagagtaaaagtagtcagagcaaaaaaaaaatcaactgtttaaaagaaattcatcaacaaacagcactctggccagagttcttcaataaatttttagtatatttaaatttttaccgtaataaaagaaattaaagttttaatctaaaaaaaatatagtgtcttcaaatttaccgcgtcataaaatagtatacattcaggggTATACGGTAAAAAAATTCGGcacatttgttccaaaaattagctcgtccacggacaccataatttttggcacaatcttgttaattttacgagactcaaaaagataatcaatattagtaacgaattcgttccaaaacgtagctcgttcacggacaccgaaaattttaggaataaatttgtaccttctaggagaaacaaaagatacccaatattcgTAAGAATTTGTTCCTAAAAAATAGCTCGTGTAGTacaaaatcgtatccctcctctcacactcagtcacccgtgaCCAACAAAGCGAGGAgaacgccaaatctgtggcaattttcgtctgaataaaacacttttaagttgattcttatttgatgttccttatgaattttcgccaccgaaatccatctcgactgaagtatagaccttagctgtaagacgaaatcacttacacggatttgttcccgacaatgggaacaaaaagatttcccatatgagtaacaatttcgttccaaaaattacctcatccacggacactgaaaatttttggaacaaatatgttatagATGtgggaataatattgttatcaaaaagaattttaccaatttgttcctgtaGGAGTGCAACAAATTTTATCCCAACTTTCAGGatcaggaacaaatttatataaaacgaaatcaactcaaatttgtagacattccaccgtatcaataAACTCAtcagaaaactctaacaaaattgtaactattggtaacaaaattgtaaagaaaactttttggaacaaacaaatatcttctctaggtacaaattgattccaaaaaaaaaattgttccaaggaatacttgttccaatattttggtcagtgtccaaaagtttttaccgtgttcaaaaatgatttcataaattaattcccaaagggcactcaatgggtcaagtggtagagcactcgttttatgatgcaagtgtcccgggttcgaatcccctttaggtcaccaggaatttttctagcgttaaaggtgttcggattgcatccagtgagcttcactgcactcttgattccacgggcatgggactgacaacctcatcccgtacaagaaaaaaataataatgcatgtctagaaatctccttgcgggaagaccttgttccttcatggaatgttgtgccagcattatttattataattccCAAAGGTAGACAACTCTGCATAAtggtatgtgcataatctcatcagatgcataatcccgaagttcataatgccgggactgagtctcttgggagctcatttacagaataatttttcaaatgtatCTATGCAAATGtttttcacgcggtaaatttggaaataattttcatatgaaccacccagcaaaacttcgatctgcaattctgcacttttgaaattttaacgtttcttgtcattaaatcggatacttcgtatggcttcgggatagtcgtgcgacttcgtgagcatcgcgaatttctttcgtgttttctaaccatttccttccccttcgtattttctattatggctgatttaataatattgtattataacattgtaataatattgtaaaaaaaagagagtattcacgtaaatttgttgaataaaaattgaattttaaataaattgaaatacatatttttatgtagttaaaataatgtttagaaacattagaaagggtagaagaaatgtagaaatcatctaaatactctaaagaaattctgccgataattttaaaattttctatagaaattctgcagaaaatgctgtagaattttcatacaacgatcggatccaccttagaacaaaattctgcagaaattctgctgatttttcggcagttagtaattcaaatctgacgaatttctgcagaattctgcagaatttgccgggtgggcaTTGGCGCTTGGCGCTGAcataggctgaaaaattggcgcctAAAAAGTCTTGCATAAATCTCGGCGTTTACATAACTTATCCCAAAGATctccaagtaataaaataacatCTAAGAAGTAAATAAAATAGCATACAAAAATCACCATATTATCGATATTTAAGCATTAAATATTGTAATAAGGGCTTGTGTTACCTAATCggtaggaaaaaaaatcttaacacccgaaattgtgaaggttttctctagttggctaagtgctcgattttcgtttgaacctcaaatttagaggttaaaaaacaatctgagagaaaagttgtacatggatgaaaatgtaattattaaaattctttatcAAACCCTAGATTATTAgagacagtcctagttttcgagatatttttgattaaagttgctaaaaagttcgatttttccatgttttctgacatatatgagactatggcgcccctggtgtcagttgtacgaattccatctgtccaaaggattatcgggcatgtaaaggagaacaaatgtgCCCATTCCCATTAAGAAATAAATAGAAGATacaggcacccaagtatcaaaaaacgccAAAAACGGGTTTGCCTAGATTCCAagcgcaaaaacaaaatgaaatcaaaatgataagtattttcgtaaatcatttgatcctagcaatagaaaaaatagcatgagaacccagggacaaaattaCTTATATATACTTACTTAATTATACACCCTTCTGTTTACTGAAGCACTTATCGGGCCAAATAAAATGATTGTCACAAATTTTacgtaaataaataatttaattttctgaagAGTTGACCCGTTCTC is from Phlebotomus papatasi isolate M1 chromosome 1, Ppap_2.1, whole genome shotgun sequence and encodes:
- the LOC129809856 gene encoding store-operated calcium entry regulator STIMATE-like, coding for MNSSQYSSVFSENTHWSSLHCTKDSLTDVFGWFLQGLLAGIAFLCLIVKRFCEPSYVRRSWETWWYDTSKQGIGALVIHMTNVYLAPLFQGDPCTWYIINFLLDSTIGLFIIYVGIRVCQYLARSRRWDAINFGEYGAQKSWIYQTWIYIGLMVIVKLITTIFIQMDFWDNVKNFVLSPFSDPKIELAVVMLIIPFFVNMLIFWVTDNFLMRHTRKNKKRPQGGNSSDPSILQRVKVKYRSIRKDSREKVIESESEALISGDDEPLDSPTTTTTSIEAADQKVSQRQSVIGIA